The Martelella sp. AD-3 genome includes a region encoding these proteins:
- a CDS encoding cytochrome c oxidase subunit 3 yields MAETQHKNHDYHIIDPSPWPLVASIGVFLMAFGGVGYMRYLSGGSFTMFGLNLAQPWLFLIGLVVVLYVLHGWWSDTIKEGQEGHHTPVVSLHLRYGMIMFIASEVMFFVAWFWAFFDASLFTGEAIQASRVEATGGTWPPEGIAVVDPWHFPLYNTVILLLSGTTLTWAHHALLHGDRKGLIQGLTLTVVLGLLFTGVQAYEYYEAPFAFKNSIYGATFFMATGFHGFHVIVGTIFLIVCLVRAARGAFTPERHFGLEAAAWYWHFVDVVWLFLFFTIYIWGGWGAPLAETGH; encoded by the coding sequence ATGGCGGAAACGCAACACAAAAACCACGACTACCACATCATCGACCCGAGCCCCTGGCCGCTGGTCGCCTCGATCGGCGTTTTCCTGATGGCCTTTGGCGGCGTCGGCTACATGCGCTATCTGAGCGGCGGGTCGTTCACCATGTTCGGGCTCAATCTGGCGCAGCCATGGCTGTTCCTGATCGGTCTGGTCGTCGTTCTCTACGTTCTGCACGGCTGGTGGTCGGATACGATCAAGGAGGGGCAGGAGGGGCATCATACGCCGGTCGTCTCGCTGCATCTGCGTTACGGCATGATCATGTTCATCGCGTCCGAGGTGATGTTCTTCGTGGCGTGGTTCTGGGCGTTCTTCGATGCGAGCCTGTTTACCGGAGAGGCGATCCAGGCCTCCCGCGTCGAGGCAACAGGGGGTACGTGGCCGCCTGAAGGCATCGCCGTTGTCGATCCCTGGCACTTCCCGCTCTACAACACGGTCATCCTGCTCCTGTCCGGCACGACGCTGACCTGGGCGCATCACGCGCTGTTGCATGGTGACCGCAAGGGGCTGATTCAGGGGCTGACGCTGACGGTGGTGCTCGGCCTGCTGTTCACCGGCGTTCAGGCCTACGAATATTACGAGGCGCCGTTCGCCTTCAAGAATTCGATCTACGGCGCGACTTTCTTCATGGCGACCGGGTTTCACGGCTTTCACGTCATCGTCGGCACGATCTTCCTGATCGTCTGTCTGGTGCGCGCCGCGCGCGGCGCCTTCACGCCGGAGCGGCATTTCGGGCTCGAAGCGGCGGCGTGGTACTGGCACTTCGTCGACGTCGTCTGGCTGTTTCTGTTCTTCACGATCTATATCTGGGGCGGCTGGGGCGCGCCCCTTGCCGAAACCGGGCATTGA
- a CDS encoding GNAT family N-acetyltransferase — protein MDIHEEKTASGGRYFANVDGHEAEMTYSRASAKLVIIDHTGVPDALRGKGVGQALAEHAVNAARQGGWKIVPLCPFFKALSIRHGEWRDVIQ, from the coding sequence ATCGATATCCATGAGGAAAAGACCGCTTCGGGCGGGCGCTATTTCGCCAATGTCGACGGCCACGAAGCCGAGATGACCTATTCGCGCGCATCTGCGAAGCTCGTTATCATCGACCACACCGGCGTGCCCGATGCGCTGCGCGGCAAGGGCGTCGGTCAGGCACTCGCCGAACATGCCGTCAATGCGGCGCGCCAGGGCGGCTGGAAAATTGTACCCCTCTGCCCCTTCTTCAAGGCGCTCAGTATCCGCCATGGAGAGTGGCGGGATGTCATTCAGTAA
- a CDS encoding SURF1 family protein has product MPERRLSPFGIFGLALALFAFTALILLGNWQVRRLHWKEALLATVEARLAASPVPLAEIETMAAEGADIRYRPVTVRGAFEHDRERHYFATFEGLSGYYVYTPLRLEDGRMVFVNRGFVPFDRKEAATRAEGQVEGPVTITGLARERLSGKPSFLVPENDLSKNIFYWKDLDAMAASAGLDGETVLPFFIDAGDAGNPGGLPVGGVTRISFPNNHLQYAVTWYGLAAVLAVGVGILVIRRRRHRD; this is encoded by the coding sequence ATGCCTGAGCGTCGTCTTTCGCCCTTCGGCATTTTTGGGCTAGCGCTGGCGCTTTTTGCCTTCACTGCGCTGATCCTGCTTGGCAACTGGCAGGTCCGCCGGCTCCACTGGAAGGAGGCGCTTCTGGCGACCGTCGAGGCGCGTCTTGCGGCGTCTCCGGTTCCGCTTGCCGAGATCGAGACGATGGCGGCGGAGGGCGCGGATATCCGCTACCGCCCCGTTACCGTGCGCGGCGCATTCGAGCATGACCGCGAGCGACACTATTTTGCGACCTTTGAGGGGCTGTCCGGCTATTACGTCTACACGCCGCTCAGGCTCGAGGACGGGCGCATGGTCTTCGTCAACCGGGGCTTTGTGCCCTTCGACCGGAAGGAGGCTGCTACGCGGGCCGAAGGCCAGGTGGAGGGCCCCGTCACCATAACCGGCCTTGCGCGCGAGCGCCTTTCGGGAAAGCCGTCCTTTCTTGTTCCCGAGAACGATCTGTCGAAAAACATCTTCTACTGGAAGGACCTTGATGCCATGGCGGCTTCCGCCGGGCTTGACGGAGAAACGGTGTTGCCCTTCTTCATCGACGCCGGTGATGCGGGAAATCCCGGCGGTCTGCCGGTCGGCGGCGTCACCCGCATTTCCTTTCCCAACAATCATCTGCAATACGCCGTCACCTGGTACGGTCTGGCGGCGGTGCTTGCCGTCGGCGTCGGCATACTGGTGATCAGGAGGCGCCGCCACCGTGATTGA
- a CDS encoding cytochrome c oxidase assembly protein: MTEETRQKPRNNGAIVAMCLVFVVGMTGMSFAAVPLYRIFCQVTGYNGTAQRVEQYSNTILDKTIKVTFDANVAPGLAWEFKPMQSSVSPKIGETVQVMFTARNKSSEPINGQAIFNVTPLQAGAYFNKVECFCFTDTTLPPGETLEMPVVFFIDPAITEAEETRDIKVLTLSYTFFEHDLPAASEAAALEVKAAGSKS; this comes from the coding sequence ATGACGGAGGAGACAAGACAGAAACCGCGCAACAACGGCGCCATCGTTGCGATGTGCCTCGTCTTCGTCGTCGGCATGACAGGCATGAGCTTTGCCGCCGTGCCGCTCTACCGGATTTTCTGCCAGGTGACCGGCTATAACGGCACGGCCCAGCGCGTCGAGCAATATTCGAACACCATTCTCGACAAGACCATCAAGGTCACCTTCGACGCCAATGTCGCGCCGGGCCTCGCCTGGGAGTTCAAGCCGATGCAGTCCTCCGTGTCGCCGAAGATCGGCGAGACGGTGCAGGTCATGTTTACGGCGCGCAACAAGTCGAGCGAACCGATCAACGGTCAGGCGATCTTCAACGTGACGCCGCTGCAGGCCGGCGCCTATTTCAACAAGGTCGAGTGCTTCTGTTTCACCGATACGACGCTGCCGCCCGGAGAGACGCTGGAAATGCCGGTGGTGTTCTTCATCGATCCGGCGATCACGGAGGCCGAGGAGACCAGGGACATCAAGGTGCTGACCCTGTCCTATACATTTTTCGAGCATGATCTGCCTGCCGCTTCCGAAGCTGCGGCACTGGAGGTAAAGGCTGCCGGTTCAAAGAGTTGA
- a CDS encoding mismatch-specific DNA-glycosylase — protein sequence MIDLLAPGLRIVFCGTAKGTISARTGSFYANPSNRFYRTLHETGLTPERIDPADFRRLLDYGIGLTDLNQVESGMDRVLSAKHFDLQGFREKMLRCRPKLVAFTSLTAARIFFADRTIGCGPLETGIGDIPVVALPSTSGANAHWTRDRHHWYQVQTLICRAENPSWGEEQKATE from the coding sequence GTGATTGACCTCCTGGCACCCGGCCTCAGGATCGTGTTCTGCGGAACCGCCAAGGGCACGATCTCGGCCCGCACCGGTTCTTTTTACGCCAACCCGTCAAACCGCTTCTATCGCACCCTGCACGAGACGGGCCTGACGCCCGAGCGGATCGATCCGGCGGACTTTCGCCGGCTGCTCGACTACGGCATCGGGCTGACGGACCTCAACCAGGTCGAGAGCGGCATGGATCGGGTGTTGTCTGCGAAGCATTTCGACCTTCAGGGCTTTCGCGAAAAGATGCTGCGCTGCCGGCCGAAACTCGTGGCCTTCACCAGCCTGACGGCAGCGCGGATATTCTTTGCGGACAGGACGATCGGCTGCGGTCCGCTGGAAACCGGCATCGGCGATATCCCCGTTGTCGCGCTGCCGTCCACGTCCGGCGCCAACGCGCATTGGACAAGGGACCGTCATCATTGGTATCAGGTGCAGACGTTGATTTGCCGCGCCGAAAACCCATCTTGGGGCGAAGAGCAGAAGGCGACGGAATGA
- a CDS encoding DUF983 domain-containing protein — MSNHDHTRKPAGMILPGLAGRCPRCGKGKLFDGFLTLKPECENCGLDYDFADSGDGPAVFVMFAVGFLVIALVLWTEITYSPPLWVHAVIWVPVTIALSLGALRAFKGVLIGLQYRHSAAEGVIDRTDDA, encoded by the coding sequence ATGTCAAATCACGACCACACTCGGAAACCCGCAGGCATGATCCTGCCGGGCCTTGCCGGCCGTTGCCCGCGCTGCGGCAAGGGAAAGCTGTTCGACGGTTTCCTGACGCTGAAGCCGGAATGCGAGAACTGCGGGCTCGACTATGACTTTGCCGATTCCGGCGACGGGCCGGCCGTCTTCGTGATGTTCGCCGTCGGCTTTCTGGTGATCGCGCTGGTGCTCTGGACGGAGATCACCTATTCGCCGCCGCTCTGGGTGCATGCCGTCATCTGGGTGCCGGTGACGATCGCGCTGTCGCTCGGCGCGCTCAGAGCCTTCAAGGGCGTGCTGATCGGCCTGCAATACCGTCACAGCGCCGCGGAAGGCGTGATCGATCGTACCGATGATGCCTGA
- a CDS encoding heme o synthase, which yields MTVLDSETGLGHADIGLSEATARDYFALLKPRVMSLVVFTAFAGLFLAPGPINPVMGAIAILCIATGAGAAGALNMWYDSDIDAVMSRTARRPIPAGRVARQEALAFGIALSCFSVATLGLAVNWFAAGLLAFTILYYAVFYTMWLKRSTPQNIVIGGAAGAFPPMVGWAAVTGGISLDSIILFSITFLWTPPHFWALALFKMRDYDDVGIPMMPNVAGEQSTKNQMLAYAALTAIAGVAPALTGLASPFYAVFAGGMGAYFIYAALKVRAMPEGDERMLPAKKMFGFSILYLFSIFAALIVDRAVFMLVG from the coding sequence ATGACAGTACTGGACAGCGAGACCGGCCTGGGACATGCCGATATCGGCCTATCGGAGGCGACGGCGCGCGATTACTTCGCGCTTTTGAAGCCGCGGGTGATGTCGCTGGTGGTGTTTACGGCCTTTGCCGGACTGTTCCTGGCGCCCGGCCCGATCAACCCGGTCATGGGCGCGATCGCGATTCTCTGCATCGCCACCGGAGCAGGGGCCGCCGGCGCGCTCAACATGTGGTATGATTCCGATATCGATGCCGTCATGTCGCGCACGGCCAGGCGTCCCATCCCTGCCGGCCGCGTGGCCCGTCAGGAGGCGCTTGCCTTCGGCATCGCGCTGTCGTGCTTTTCCGTCGCCACGCTCGGCCTTGCGGTCAACTGGTTTGCCGCCGGACTGCTGGCGTTCACGATTCTGTACTACGCCGTCTTCTACACGATGTGGCTGAAGCGTTCGACGCCGCAGAACATCGTCATCGGCGGGGCAGCGGGCGCTTTCCCGCCCATGGTTGGCTGGGCGGCCGTCACAGGCGGCATCTCGCTCGACAGCATCATCCTGTTCTCCATCACCTTCCTGTGGACGCCGCCGCATTTCTGGGCGCTGGCGCTGTTCAAGATGCGCGATTATGACGATGTCGGCATTCCGATGATGCCGAATGTCGCCGGCGAGCAATCGACCAAGAACCAGATGCTGGCCTATGCCGCGCTGACGGCGATTGCCGGCGTCGCGCCCGCTCTGACGGGCCTCGCGAGCCCGTTCTATGCTGTCTTTGCCGGGGGGATGGGCGCTTATTTCATCTACGCCGCGCTGAAGGTGCGGGCGATGCCCGAGGGCGACGAGCGCATGCTGCCGGCGAAGAAGATGTTCGGCTTCTCGATCCTCTATCTGTTTTCGATCTTCGCCGCGCTGATTGTCGATCGCGCCGTCTTCATGCTTGTCGGCTGA